From the Brachyspira intermedia PWS/A genome, the window AAGTAAAAACAATAGCTCATTCTACAGGCAATTCAAGGGCTAAAGGACAGGTAGAGAATGCAAACAATTTGATAGAAACTCATTTTGAATGTCTTTTCAGACTTGAAGCTATATCAAGTATAGAAGAATTAAATGAAGCTGCAGAGCGATTTTGTGTTGAATATAATACAAAAATGAAAATAAAAAGAATGGGACAAATTATAAACAGCAGATATTTGTTATGGCAAAAAATTACATTAGAACAATTAAGAGAACTTCCAGATATAGAAGTATGCAAACAAATATTTTCTGCAGGAGTGTTAAAAAGAAAAGTAAAAAGTGATTTGACTATCAGTATGTATCATGCTAAAGCAAAAAGAACTCTATATTATAGTTTAATCAATTTAGGAGTTGAAAAAGGAGATGAGATAAATGCTCAAGCCGTATTATTTGGAGATAAATATAAAGCAATAATTTGGTTTAATAGAAAAAATGAATATGGAGAATCTGAAGAATTAAGCTATGAGATAGAACCTATAGAAATTGATGAGGCTGGTTTCGACATAAATGCAGCAGTAATTGGTAAAGAATATAAACAGACAAAATTAACTGAAAATGAGAATGATATTAAAGAAATAGAAAATATTTCTGAAGAAATAAAAAGACAGGAAATATTAAAATCTCATTCTCTAATACAGCCAGATATTAAGTTTATTTATCAAAAAGAAGGAGAAAAAATTAATTTAGATAAAAATGATAATGACTCTAGAGAGATTTTATTATCGTATGTTGAAGTGATGGAAAAAGTAAAATCGGGATTAGGATATGTTCCAGATGATTTAGCTGAGGAATTAAAGAAAGATTATCCTAACGGCGTTGAATATGGGTATGTTGACGAGATAATCAGATTTTGGAAAAATAAAGAAGATAAGGAGAATGAAAATATAATTTAACGAGCCAAACTTGTTTGACATCTTCTTTATATGTCGATAGCGAGTATTGCCTACGGCACGCACCGAATAGGTGCCTACTCGGCAAGGCGGCAATAATAAAAAATAAAGAAGCTAAAGAGGATAATCAAGGAGTTGGCTGATGTTAATAGTAATTATATATTCAGTAATAATTGCTGCAGCTTTATTTTTGTTTATAAAATATTAAAAAATTAAAAAGGAGGTGGATGAATGCCGCCGCTTATACATCCATGTAGCGTCGGCATAAAAACATCCGTGTTTTTATGGCAATAAATATAAAAGCATTTAGAAAGTTTGGATTTAAGCATGATCCTTTCTTTGGTGATATAGAAAAAATGGAAGATGTATATTTAAACGGTGATATGCGTTTTATGACAGAGTTTATATGTCAGACAGCAAAGCAAGGAGGAATGGTAGCTTTAATTGGAGAAAGCGGAAGCGGTAAAACTACTTTAAGAAGATATGCTATTGACACTATGGAAAAAGAAAATCAAAGAGTAAAAATAATACAATGTAAGATTATAGATAAAACCAGACTTTCCGTAGGAGCTATATGCGATTCTATAATATTAGATGTTTCTTCAGAATCTCCAAAAAAGAGTTTAGAAGCTAAAGCAAGGCAGGTTGAAAGAATATTAACTAATTCATCAAGAATGGGATTTGCTCATGTACTCATAATAGAAGAAGCACATGATTTAAGTATAGCAACACTCAAATATCTAAAAAGATTTTGGGAGCTTGAGGACGGATTGAAAAAATTACTTTCAATACTTTTAATAGGACAGACAGAACTAGCAGGCAAATTAGATGAAAGTAAAAATTATGAAGCTAGAGAAATTATAAGAAGAATGGAATTATTAAAAATAGAACCTTTATCTGATCCTAAAGATATAAAAACATATTTACAATTAAAGTTTGCCAAAGCTGGAGTGAATATTGATGATATTATTACAGACAAAGGTATAGAGGCAATATCTTCAAAACTTTCAAGTAAATTATTAAAAGGTACAACAATAAGTAAAGCCTATCCTTTAAGTATAAATAATTTAATGAGAAGAGCAATAAATAAGGCTTATGATTTAAAAATAAATAAAATTGATGAACATTTAATAATGAGTTTATAAGTTATTTTAATATAGTTTAAGGAGGAAAAGATGGATAAAAATAAATATAAAACTTTAGCTATAGGTATAGATAAAGAAATTTATGCAGAGTTAGATAAATACTGCAAAGAAAAATCTATTACTAAAAGCCAATTTATGAGAAAAATTGTAAATAATATTTTAAAAAGGATTATAAAAAACATATAAGAGAAAAAGATAATAGAATTGTAAAAGTAGAGGTAGATAATTATTCAGAATTAGAGGAATACGTAAAAGAAAAAAATTCGGTAATATTTCATCTTTTGCAACATACTCTATGGCACAATGGATGTCAAAATATCCATTAAAAAATGATAAAGATAAAAAAGGCTAATTAAAGCGTAGAGCCATTTTAAGGGGCTTTTTATATTTTCAATAGGTTTTTGTATTAGTAATTAAAAAAAGCCTGCCGAAATCAAGAGAAGTTCAATAAAGGGTATTATAAGGGCATTTTATGGAGGCATATTTGAATCAGTCTATAACAAAATATCTAACTAAAAATGACTTATAAAAAAGGATTTTTTATATACGCTATTATTTATACCAAAAACAATAAAAAGACTTTTAGGCTGTACAGCCATACGGCAATAAATGGCTTTTAATAGATGATACCAAACTAAGAAAATAGGAGGATTTTTAAATGTTTAAAGAAAAAAAGAGTGAAAACAAACGAAAGAAAATGATAGCTAAAATACATATAGGTAAAAATATTTAGGACTAAATGAAGATGATTATAAAGTATTTTTAAAAGCCACAGCAGGTAAAGAAAGCACAACAGATATGACTGTTGAAGAATTAAAAGAAGTATTAAATTCAATGAATGTTGCTGGAGCTTTCGCCTGCCAAAGGCACGCTTCGCGAGGCGGCACGCAAGGTGCGTCTAGTAAAAATCAAAAAAATGAAAATGATAAACATTTTTACGTAACCTATCAAGATACAAAATATTTAACAGAAAAACAAGTTAAATTTATAAAAGGATTATGGTGGAAAAAATCAAATAATCCAAGCGAAAATACATTGAAAGTTTTTATAAAAAGAATAACAGGTAAAAACTCTCTATCTGAATGCGGACATAAAGAAGCTAATATATTAATAACAGCGATACAGGAAATTAAAAAATAAATTATAAATGAATAACGATTTTATTAATTCTATAAAAGACAGCTTACTTGAAGCTGGTATAAGCGAAGAGTTGATGATAAAAACTCTTCGTTGTTTTTGCAGAAAATACGGAGGTCAGAAAGTATATTTTTCAAGTTCTGCAGAAAGTAAAAGAAGTAATGAAATATTTAATTTGATTTATGATGAATTAGATGAAGAAAATGGAAAAGTAGAATATGGAACAAGTGAAAAAATTACACGTATATTTTTAGAAAACTTTTATAACATATCAGAATATGTGCCTCTGGAAATAAAATATTTTAGAAAAGAAATAGCAGCAGAAATATTAGATGAATATAATAAATCAAAAGATAAAAATAAAACTCAATTTGAAATATGTTCAAAATATAATATTACTTTTGCAACATTTATAAAATTAAAGAATCAAGCATTAAAAAACATAAAAATCAAATCAAAACCTTCAAAAAATTTATTTTAAATATATCAGACAAAATCCTTATATTGATAGAAAGATATTATTTGAAAAAGTGAGCCGAGCCAGTGAATAAGTTTACTTATTCACTTCTTTAAGGCGAGGCGAACATAACAATAATAGAAAATCTAAAAATCTTTAGTCTATAAAAGTTTAATAAAACTCTATAATCTAGTTATGGATATGAAAGAAACTGTAAATGCTTTTGAACTAGATTATAATAAAACTATTCCCAAAGAAATAGAATTAATACCAAGCGAAGAAATTTTTACTGGGTTTGATGGAAGAGTTTTTAAAGCAAGAGACAAACAAGCTATTATCAGTAAAACTAATTCAAAATTAAAATATGTAGTTATAGATGAAAATCATAGAATAGATTATACAGCAGGTACGGGACAAAGTACAGAAGCTATGGGCTGGATGCATGATTTTTTTGTTAAAGAAGATAATTCAGTTTGGGCTTTGGTTGAATGGACAGAATCAGGATCTGCTAAAATAAAAAGTAAAGAATATAAATATATAAGCCCTGTTTATGAAGTAGATAAAAGCGGAAATATAATATCAATATTAAGGGCAGCAATAACAAATAACCCTAATTTGAGATTAACTGCTTTAAATAATAAACAAAATGAGTTTGCTGAAAGTCAATTACTTGGTGAAAATAGTAATAAAGGAGATAATATGAGTAAAGAAATTAATAATGCATTAGGTATAAATGAAAGTGCTTCAGATTCTGAAGCTGTTAATGCCATAAACAAAACAAAAAATGAGATAGAAAGTTTAAAATTAGAATTAAATAATGAAAGAGAAAATAAAAAATCTTTAATTGAAAAAAATACTAATTTAGAAAAAGCATTAAATGAAGTAAATAAAGAATTTGCGGAATTAAAAAAAGTAAATCTTGAAAAAGATGCTCAAGCCGCTGTAGAAAAAGCTATAAATGATGGAAAGATAGCCCCTTCTACAAAAGATGTATATTTATCTTTATGTATGGAAGATGGAGGAATAGAAAAGTTCAATAAAATTATGGAGAACACTCCAAAAGCAGGACTTTTTGGAGAAACAAATATCCCAAATAAAACAGATAATGTTTCATTGAATGAAGCAGATGAAGAAGTAGCTAGAGCTATGGGATATACTAAAGAAGAAATGTTAGAAATGAAAAAAAATGAAAAATAAAGTGAGAAACTGAGTATAATAATTAAGGAGTAATAAATGCCAGTAACCGTTGATTCAAAACTACAAT encodes:
- a CDS encoding DDE-type integrase/transposase/recombinase gives rise to the protein MNEWVLKMQEAKTAKERKKIVEEYSRIIGRSVSFCYKELKKNGYDSKRAKRKDIGKKNIDDNTIKIVASLVKTGIRENGKKTMPVNVALDMLKRNGYDINIKTSRMREILKDSKIDADRLKKDSHNIRLRSEYPNQVHQVDPSVALIYFAPESEDGKSKMKIIEDSEYYKNKDFFNDAKDKKGKKIRRKKCLRYVLTDHYSGSICLRYYAAYGETAEYLYDFLLYAWSKKEREDYAFHGVPEILVWDKGSANTSKSVANALRSLKVKTIAHSTGNSRAKGQVENANNLIETHFECLFRLEAISSIEELNEAAERFCVEYNTKMKIKRMGQIINSRYLLWQKITLEQLRELPDIEVCKQIFSAGVLKRKVKSDLTISMYHAKAKRTLYYSLINLGVEKGDEINAQAVLFGDKYKAIIWFNRKNEYGESEELSYEIEPIEIDEAGFDINAAVIGKEYKQTKLTENENDIKEIENISEEIKRQEILKSHSLIQPDIKFIYQKEGEKINLDKNDNDSREILLSYVEVMEKVKSGLGYVPDDLAEELKKDYPNGVEYGYVDEIIRFWKNKEDKENENII
- a CDS encoding ExeA family protein; translation: MAINIKAFRKFGFKHDPFFGDIEKMEDVYLNGDMRFMTEFICQTAKQGGMVALIGESGSGKTTLRRYAIDTMEKENQRVKIIQCKIIDKTRLSVGAICDSIILDVSSESPKKSLEAKARQVERILTNSSRMGFAHVLIIEEAHDLSIATLKYLKRFWELEDGLKKLLSILLIGQTELAGKLDESKNYEAREIIRRMELLKIEPLSDPKDIKTYLQLKFAKAGVNIDDIITDKGIEAISSKLSSKLLKGTTISKAYPLSINNLMRRAINKAYDLKINKIDEHLIMSL
- a CDS encoding phage protease, with product MKETVNAFELDYNKTIPKEIELIPSEEIFTGFDGRVFKARDKQAIISKTNSKLKYVVIDENHRIDYTAGTGQSTEAMGWMHDFFVKEDNSVWALVEWTESGSAKIKSKEYKYISPVYEVDKSGNIISILRAAITNNPNLRLTALNNKQNEFAESQLLGENSNKGDNMSKEINNALGINESASDSEAVNAINKTKNEIESLKLELNNERENKKSLIEKNTNLEKALNEVNKEFAELKKVNLEKDAQAAVEKAINDGKIAPSTKDVYLSLCMEDGGIEKFNKIMENTPKAGLFGETNIPNKTDNVSLNEADEEVARAMGYTKEEMLEMKKNEK